In Capillimicrobium parvum, a genomic segment contains:
- a CDS encoding cupin domain-containing protein, with the protein MTAPAYSTSVDSDAYEPFEAGVVNWLRQDDDVAAGIWVCRPEEQPGIHEAEFEKNETIYIIEGRVRVEIVGGETYELGPGDSAAFVKGTVGRWKVLEAVKEFFVYS; encoded by the coding sequence ATGACGGCACCGGCCTACTCCACGAGCGTCGACAGCGACGCGTACGAGCCCTTCGAGGCGGGCGTGGTCAACTGGCTGCGCCAGGACGACGACGTGGCGGCCGGGATCTGGGTCTGCCGTCCGGAGGAGCAGCCCGGCATCCACGAGGCCGAGTTCGAGAAGAACGAGACGATCTACATCATCGAGGGCCGCGTCCGCGTGGAGATCGTTGGCGGTGAGACCTACGAGCTGGGCCCGGGGGACAGCGCGGCGTTCGTGAAGGGGACGGTCGGCCGCTGGAAGGTGCTCGAGGCGGTGAAGGAGTTCTTCGTCTACAGCTGA
- a CDS encoding TetR/AcrR family transcriptional regulator, with protein MASSDLSGSPAVPDSREALLDATERVIAREGFSALTYRSVAAEAGVTHGLVTYRFGTLDALISETLLRVARRAVDGSALEARSGRIEDFARDLGQLAEEAPDGQAFQFEVVLEARRREDLRAAVQEMYDNYFAVAQDALGRIGVDDSPAMTRLVFAALDGMILQQLIFGRREDTDALVAKLHEVLHALAAARAGSARDQL; from the coding sequence ATGGCCAGCTCCGACCTCTCGGGTTCGCCGGCAGTGCCGGACAGCCGCGAAGCCCTGCTGGACGCCACCGAGCGCGTCATCGCCCGCGAGGGCTTCTCCGCGCTCACGTACCGCAGCGTGGCCGCCGAGGCCGGGGTGACGCACGGCCTCGTGACCTACCGCTTCGGAACCCTCGACGCCCTGATCAGCGAGACCCTGCTGCGCGTGGCGCGCAGGGCGGTGGACGGATCGGCGCTCGAGGCCCGCAGCGGCCGGATCGAGGACTTCGCCCGCGACCTCGGCCAACTCGCCGAGGAGGCGCCGGACGGCCAGGCCTTCCAGTTCGAGGTCGTCCTCGAGGCCCGCCGTCGTGAAGACCTCCGTGCCGCCGTGCAGGAGATGTACGACAACTACTTCGCCGTCGCACAGGACGCGCTCGGCCGCATCGGCGTCGACGACAGCCCGGCGATGACGCGGCTCGTCTTCGCCGCGCTGGACGGCATGATCCTCCAGCAGCTCATCTTCGGCCGCCGCGAGGACACCGACGCGCTCGTCGCCAAGCTGCACGAGGTGCTGCACGCGCTCGCCGCCGCCAGGGCGGGCAGCGCCCGCGATCAGCTGTAG